The following are encoded together in the Deinococcus soli (ex Cha et al. 2016) genome:
- the guaA gene encoding glutamine-hydrolyzing GMP synthase, with protein MSVVILDFGSQFTRLIARRFRELGAYSVILPGSAPLERILREKPQGIVLSGGPSSVYDEAAPKPAPGVLDLDIPVLGVCYGMQYLAQQAGGDVKRAGKREYGKADLTQYGGQLFEGIQGEFVAWMSHSDSVTQLPAGYEVVAQTEDTPVTAIENRETRRYGVQFHPEVVHTPKGGQLLANFLEICGVTRDWTAEHIIDELVSDVQAQVGDGRVLLAISGGVDSSTLGLLLAKAVGEKLTAVFIDHGLLRLGEREQVEAALKPLGVNLVTVDARAEFMAALDGVSDPEQKRKIIGREFIRAFEREARAYGPFDFLAQGTLYPDVIESAGGEGAANIKSHHNVGGLPDDLAFKLVEPFRTLFKDEVREIARLLGLPDHIRMRHPFPGPGLAIRCLGAISEEKLDILRRVDDIFISGLREFSLYDGCSQALAILTPIQSVGVMGDERTYSYTAALRAVTTDDFMTAEWARLPYEFLATMSNRIVNQVHEINRVVYDITGKPPATIEWE; from the coding sequence ATGAGCGTCGTTATTCTGGATTTTGGCAGTCAGTTCACGCGTCTGATCGCGCGCCGCTTCCGTGAACTCGGGGCGTACAGCGTGATCCTGCCCGGCAGCGCGCCCCTGGAGCGCATCCTGCGGGAGAAGCCGCAGGGGATCGTGCTGTCGGGCGGCCCCAGCAGCGTCTATGACGAGGCGGCCCCGAAGCCCGCGCCGGGCGTACTGGATCTGGACATTCCGGTGCTGGGCGTGTGTTACGGCATGCAGTACCTCGCGCAGCAGGCGGGCGGGGACGTGAAGCGCGCCGGGAAACGCGAGTACGGCAAGGCCGACCTGACGCAGTACGGCGGGCAGCTGTTCGAGGGCATCCAGGGTGAGTTCGTCGCCTGGATGAGCCACAGCGACTCGGTCACGCAGCTGCCCGCCGGGTACGAGGTCGTGGCGCAGACCGAGGACACCCCGGTCACCGCCATCGAGAACCGCGAGACGCGCCGCTACGGCGTGCAGTTCCACCCGGAAGTCGTGCACACCCCCAAGGGCGGGCAGCTGCTGGCGAACTTCCTGGAGATCTGCGGCGTGACGCGCGACTGGACCGCCGAGCACATCATCGACGAGCTGGTATCGGACGTGCAGGCGCAGGTGGGGGACGGCCGGGTGCTGCTGGCGATCAGCGGCGGCGTGGATTCCAGCACGCTGGGCCTGCTGCTTGCAAAAGCGGTCGGGGAGAAGCTGACGGCGGTGTTCATCGACCACGGCCTGCTGCGCCTCGGCGAGCGCGAGCAGGTCGAGGCGGCCCTGAAACCGCTGGGCGTGAACCTCGTGACCGTGGACGCCCGCGCGGAGTTCATGGCGGCGCTGGACGGCGTCTCGGACCCTGAACAGAAGCGCAAGATCATCGGCCGGGAATTCATCCGCGCCTTCGAACGCGAGGCCCGCGCGTACGGTCCCTTCGACTTCCTGGCGCAGGGCACCCTGTACCCGGATGTGATCGAGTCCGCCGGGGGCGAGGGCGCCGCGAACATCAAGAGCCACCACAACGTGGGCGGCCTGCCCGACGACCTCGCGTTCAAGCTGGTCGAACCGTTCCGCACGCTGTTCAAGGACGAGGTCCGTGAAATCGCGCGCCTGCTGGGCCTGCCCGATCACATCCGTATGCGTCACCCCTTCCCGGGGCCGGGGCTGGCGATCCGCTGCCTGGGCGCGATCAGCGAGGAGAAGCTGGACATCCTGCGGCGCGTGGACGACATCTTCATCAGCGGTCTGCGCGAGTTCAGCCTGTATGACGGCTGCTCGCAGGCGCTGGCGATCCTCACGCCCATCCAGTCGGTCGGCGTGATGGGCGACGAGCGCACGTACTCGTACACGGCGGCGTTGCGGGCCGTGACCACCGACGACTTCATGACCGCCGAATGGGCCCGCCTTCCGTACGAGTTCCTGGCGACCATGAGTAACCGCATCGTGAACCAGGTGCACGAGATCAACCGCGTCGTGTACGACATCACGGGCAAGCCGCCGGCCACCATCGAGTGGGAGTGA